In Streptomyces sp. NBC_00306, a single genomic region encodes these proteins:
- the araD gene encoding L-arabinonate dehydratase, whose amino-acid sequence MTDRSPEQLRSHQWYGTKGLRSFSHRARTRQLGYLPEEHLGKPVIAVLNTWSDINPCHVHLRDRAQAVKRGVWQAGGFPLEFPVSTLSETFQKPTPMLYRNLLAMETEELLRSYPVDGAVLMGGCDKSTPALLMGAASADLPAVFVPAGPMLPGHWRNEVLGSGTDMWKYWDDRRAGLIGDAELAELENGLARSPGTCMTMGTASTLTAAAEALGVTVPGASSVPAVDSGHERMAAASGRRIVDLVRQDLRLSRILTREAYEDAVATVLALGGSTNAVIHLIAMAGRSGVALTLDDFDRIARTVPVLANVRPGGRYLMEDFHFAGGLPAFLTRLTDVLHLDRPTVAHPTLREQLAGALVHNPDVIRPRDKPLADEGGVAVLRGNLCPDGAVIKHIAADPRLLRHTGPAVVFPDYRTMQRTIDDPALGITADHVLVLQGAGPRGGPGMPEYGMLPLPGHLLRQGVRDMVRISDARMSGTSYGTCVLHIAPESHIGGPLALVRSGDPITLDVAARTLRLEVPDAELAERRAAWTPPPERYERGYGALYGEQITQADTGCDFAFLARPGRNPDPYAG is encoded by the coding sequence ATGACCGACCGCAGTCCCGAACAGCTGCGCAGCCACCAGTGGTACGGCACAAAGGGGCTGCGCTCGTTCAGCCACCGCGCCCGTACCCGCCAGCTCGGCTACCTCCCCGAGGAACACCTCGGCAAGCCGGTCATCGCGGTCCTCAACACCTGGTCCGACATCAACCCCTGCCACGTCCATCTGCGCGACCGCGCCCAGGCCGTCAAGCGCGGGGTCTGGCAGGCCGGCGGCTTCCCGCTCGAATTCCCGGTCTCCACACTCTCCGAGACCTTCCAGAAGCCCACCCCCATGCTCTACCGCAACCTGCTGGCGATGGAGACGGAGGAGCTGCTGCGCTCCTATCCCGTCGACGGCGCGGTGCTGATGGGCGGCTGCGACAAGTCCACACCCGCCCTGCTGATGGGCGCGGCCAGCGCCGATCTGCCCGCCGTCTTCGTCCCCGCCGGGCCCATGCTCCCGGGCCACTGGCGCAACGAAGTGCTCGGCTCCGGCACGGACATGTGGAAGTACTGGGACGACAGGCGCGCCGGGCTGATCGGTGACGCCGAACTGGCCGAGCTGGAGAACGGTCTGGCCCGTTCGCCCGGAACCTGTATGACCATGGGCACCGCCTCCACGCTGACCGCCGCCGCCGAGGCCCTCGGCGTGACCGTCCCCGGTGCCTCGTCCGTCCCGGCCGTCGACTCCGGGCACGAGCGGATGGCCGCCGCGTCCGGCCGCCGGATCGTCGACCTCGTACGCCAGGACCTCAGGCTGTCGCGCATCCTCACCCGCGAGGCCTACGAGGACGCCGTCGCCACCGTGCTCGCGCTCGGCGGCTCCACCAACGCCGTCATCCATCTGATCGCGATGGCCGGCCGCTCCGGTGTTGCGCTCACCCTCGACGACTTCGACCGCATCGCCCGCACGGTCCCGGTGCTGGCGAACGTCCGCCCCGGCGGCCGGTATCTGATGGAGGACTTCCACTTCGCGGGCGGACTCCCCGCCTTCCTCACCCGGCTCACCGACGTCCTGCATCTGGACCGGCCCACCGTGGCTCACCCCACCCTGCGCGAACAGCTCGCCGGGGCGCTCGTCCACAACCCCGACGTCATCCGCCCACGGGACAAGCCGCTGGCCGACGAGGGCGGGGTCGCGGTGCTGCGCGGCAACCTCTGCCCCGACGGCGCCGTCATCAAGCACATCGCCGCCGATCCCCGGCTGCTGAGGCACACCGGCCCCGCCGTCGTCTTCCCCGACTATCGGACCATGCAGCGCACCATCGACGATCCGGCGCTCGGTATCACCGCCGACCATGTGCTCGTGCTCCAGGGCGCGGGCCCCCGAGGCGGCCCCGGCATGCCCGAGTACGGCATGCTGCCGCTGCCCGGCCATCTGCTCCGGCAGGGCGTACGCGACATGGTCCGGATCTCCGACGCCCGGATGAGCGGCACGAGTTACGGCACCTGCGTCCTCCACATCGCCCCCGAATCGCACATCGGGGGCCCGCTGGCACTGGTCCGCAGCGGCGACCCGATCACCCTGGACGTCGCGGCCCGGACACTGCGGCTGGAGGTGCCGGACGCGGAGCTCGCCGAGCGGCGGGCGGCCTGGACACCACCGCCCGAGCGGTACGAACGGGGGTACGGCGCGCTCTACGGCGAGCAGATCACGCAGGCCGACACCGGCTGCGACTTCGCCTTCCTCGCCCGGCCGGGCAGGAACCCGGACCCGTACGCGGGTTGA
- a CDS encoding dihydrodipicolinate synthase family protein, which translates to MTEERHTALRAALADAVAIPVTPFAEDGTVDEKAQRALLRRMIDAGVTTLTPNGNTGEFYALTPDERRRAVEVTVEEADGAATVVAGVGHEVPTAVAAARHAAEVGARLVMVHQPVHPYVSQDGWIDYHRAIADAVPELGVVPYIRNAHLTGGTLAELGRLCPNVLGVKYAVHDAAAFAAFARDAGLDRFVWVAGLAELYAPSYWAGGATGFTSGLVNVAPEISLALRDALREGRYADAMDIWERIRPFEELRAAHQSADNVSVVKEALAALGLCRRDVRPPSRVLAGERRAVVADLVRGRFV; encoded by the coding sequence ATGACCGAGGAACGTCACACCGCCCTGCGCGCCGCGCTCGCCGATGCCGTGGCCATCCCCGTGACCCCGTTCGCCGAGGACGGCACGGTCGACGAGAAGGCCCAACGCGCCCTGCTGCGCAGGATGATCGACGCCGGGGTCACCACGCTCACGCCCAACGGCAACACCGGAGAGTTCTACGCACTGACCCCCGACGAGCGCCGCCGGGCCGTCGAGGTGACCGTCGAGGAGGCGGACGGGGCGGCCACGGTCGTCGCCGGCGTCGGGCACGAGGTGCCGACCGCCGTCGCGGCCGCCCGGCACGCGGCGGAGGTCGGGGCCCGGCTGGTGATGGTGCACCAGCCGGTCCACCCGTACGTCTCGCAGGACGGCTGGATCGACTACCACCGCGCGATCGCCGACGCCGTACCGGAGCTCGGGGTCGTCCCGTACATCCGCAACGCGCACCTCACCGGTGGCACGCTGGCCGAGCTCGGGCGGCTGTGCCCCAATGTCCTCGGTGTGAAGTACGCGGTCCATGACGCGGCCGCCTTCGCCGCCTTCGCCCGTGACGCCGGCCTCGACCGGTTCGTCTGGGTCGCCGGACTCGCCGAGCTCTACGCGCCCTCCTACTGGGCCGGCGGCGCCACCGGCTTCACCTCCGGGCTCGTCAACGTCGCCCCGGAGATCTCCCTCGCCCTGCGGGACGCCCTGCGCGAGGGCCGGTACGCGGACGCCATGGACATCTGGGAGCGGATCAGGCCCTTCGAGGAACTGCGCGCCGCCCACCAGTCGGCGGACAACGTCAGTGTCGTCAAGGAGGCGCTCGCCGCACTCGGACTGTGCCGCCGTGACGTGCGTCCGCCCAGCCGCGTCCTGGCCGGGGAGCGGCGTGCCGTGGTCGCGGATCTCGTCCGGGGCCGGTTCGTATGA
- a CDS encoding GntR family transcriptional regulator, whose translation MSFAPASIPSRTQYVLDTVKHAILTGGLRPGQALVESELAAQFGVSKTPVREALKTLAGTGLVVMSQYKGVTVRTVDTAMAHEVYDVRLLLEPEAVRRSVRRSAPPDAAGEALAKADAAADRAERSLANREFHRALYLPCGNPMLVRMLDDVRDQAALVSAVAWAADPSWEREAAEHREILRLAAAGDAEGAAHALYDHIAAFLRRAFPQQGSAEPRSPEEDHR comes from the coding sequence ATGTCCTTTGCTCCGGCCTCCATCCCCTCCCGCACCCAGTACGTGCTCGACACCGTCAAGCACGCGATCCTCACCGGCGGGCTGCGGCCCGGGCAGGCGCTCGTAGAGAGTGAACTGGCCGCGCAGTTCGGGGTGTCGAAGACACCGGTGCGCGAGGCGCTCAAGACGCTCGCCGGCACCGGCCTGGTGGTGATGAGCCAGTACAAGGGCGTCACCGTGCGCACGGTGGACACCGCCATGGCGCACGAGGTGTACGACGTGCGGCTGCTGCTCGAACCGGAGGCGGTGCGCCGGTCGGTCCGCCGCTCGGCCCCTCCGGACGCCGCGGGCGAGGCGCTGGCGAAGGCCGATGCCGCCGCCGACCGCGCGGAACGCTCCTTGGCCAACCGGGAGTTCCACCGCGCCCTGTACCTCCCGTGCGGCAATCCGATGCTGGTCCGGATGCTCGACGACGTACGCGACCAGGCAGCGCTCGTCTCGGCCGTCGCCTGGGCCGCCGACCCGTCGTGGGAGCGGGAGGCGGCCGAGCACCGGGAGATCCTGCGGCTCGCGGCGGCCGGTGACGCGGAGGGGGCGGCCCACGCCCTGTACGACCACATCGCCGCCTTCCTCCGCCGCGCCTTTCCCCAGCAGGGCTCCGCCGAGCCGCGCTCCCCCGAGGAGGACCACCGATGA
- a CDS encoding MFS transporter, translated as MGRRTGAVLRDSNAGLYLAGVVVSGFGSSAMWLVSGIWVKSLTGSDSLAALTTFAMWAPVPAGPLLGTVADRVRRRPLLIRTNLAMSLLLLPLLAVDSAARVWILFAVLVVYGMSTVVHDAAEAGLVATVVDSRLLGDFNGLRMTANEGMKLIAPLAGAGLFARFGGASVALLDALSFALAAGIFMTLRVPEERPVRPAAGTWRSETAEGVRFLWHSPVLRPLVLGGGTVMLLAGLNGALIFAVSDEVLGRSPAYVGVLYAVQGVGSVISGLLAGPLLRRMPERTYAAAGTALFAAAVALRSLPFDAAALACSTAIGLGLPCVLVAALTAVQRETPDALLGRTAATANTLVFAPNAVALAVGAGLVAVVDVRVLLSVTGAAGLVLAAALRGRRSAPVPSGARGSAGGSAHP; from the coding sequence GTGGGCCGGCGGACGGGTGCGGTGCTGCGGGACAGCAATGCGGGGCTGTATCTGGCCGGGGTGGTCGTGTCGGGCTTCGGCTCGTCCGCGATGTGGCTGGTGTCCGGCATCTGGGTCAAGTCGCTGACCGGGTCGGACAGTCTGGCGGCGCTGACGACGTTCGCGATGTGGGCTCCGGTGCCGGCCGGCCCGCTGCTGGGAACGGTCGCGGACCGGGTGCGCCGCCGGCCGCTGCTGATCCGTACCAACCTCGCGATGTCCCTGCTCCTGCTGCCCCTGTTGGCGGTGGACTCGGCGGCGCGGGTGTGGATCCTGTTCGCCGTCCTCGTGGTCTACGGGATGAGCACCGTCGTGCACGACGCGGCGGAGGCGGGACTGGTCGCGACGGTGGTGGACAGCAGACTGCTCGGCGACTTCAACGGGCTGCGGATGACGGCGAACGAGGGCATGAAACTGATCGCGCCGCTCGCCGGGGCGGGCCTCTTCGCCCGGTTCGGCGGCGCCTCGGTGGCGCTGCTGGACGCACTCTCGTTCGCGCTGGCCGCCGGCATCTTCATGACCCTGCGGGTACCGGAGGAGCGGCCGGTCCGCCCGGCCGCGGGCACCTGGCGCTCGGAGACCGCCGAGGGGGTGAGGTTTCTGTGGCACTCGCCGGTGCTGCGCCCTCTGGTGCTGGGCGGCGGCACGGTCATGCTGCTGGCGGGCCTGAACGGCGCGCTGATCTTCGCCGTGAGCGACGAGGTGCTCGGCCGCTCCCCCGCGTATGTCGGTGTGCTGTACGCGGTGCAGGGCGTCGGGTCGGTGATCAGCGGACTGCTCGCAGGCCCGCTGCTGCGCAGGATGCCGGAGCGGACGTACGCCGCCGCCGGCACCGCGCTGTTCGCCGCGGCGGTGGCGCTGCGCTCGCTGCCGTTCGACGCGGCGGCTCTGGCGTGCAGCACGGCGATCGGGCTGGGGCTGCCGTGCGTCCTGGTCGCGGCGCTGACGGCGGTGCAGCGGGAGACTCCGGACGCGCTCCTCGGCCGCACGGCCGCCACCGCGAACACCCTGGTGTTCGCCCCGAACGCGGTGGCGCTCGCGGTGGGTGCGGGGCTGGTCGCGGTGGTCGACGTGAGGGTGCTGCTGTCGGTGACGGGCGCGGCGGGACTGGTACTGGCAGCGGCCCTGCGAGGGCGGCGGAGCGCGCCTGTCCCCTCCGGTGCCCGAGGATCCGCAGGAGGCTCAGCCCACCCGTGA
- a CDS encoding 5-dehydro-4-deoxyglucarate dehydratase — protein MTTAPLAARLTRVQGPLFFPVTPYGPDGSVDLDTLRAHVRAGVDAGAAAVFACCGTGEFHALTLEEFGQCVAAAVDETAGAVPVVAGAGYGTALAVQYARTAEEAGADGLLAMPPYLVVADQAGLLRHYTELAAATSLDVIVYQRDNALFTPETVVQLAATDGIIGLKDGYGDLDLMQRIVSAVRRDAPERDFLYFNGLPTAELTGLAYRGIGISLYSSAVFAFAPDIAIAFHRALASGDDKTVNRLLDGFYVPLVELRNLGRGYAVSLVKAGVRLEGLDVGEVRPPLSEPAEVHVKALAGLIERGRALLEEHA, from the coding sequence GTGACCACAGCCCCGCTCGCCGCCCGGCTCACCCGGGTCCAAGGACCGCTGTTCTTCCCCGTCACCCCGTACGGACCCGACGGCTCCGTCGATCTCGACACCCTCCGGGCCCATGTGCGCGCGGGCGTCGACGCCGGGGCGGCCGCGGTGTTCGCCTGCTGCGGGACGGGCGAGTTCCACGCCCTCACCCTCGAGGAGTTTGGACAATGCGTCGCCGCGGCGGTGGACGAGACCGCCGGCGCGGTGCCCGTCGTCGCCGGAGCGGGCTACGGCACCGCCCTCGCCGTCCAGTACGCGCGGACCGCCGAAGAGGCGGGCGCCGACGGACTGCTCGCGATGCCGCCCTACCTCGTCGTCGCCGACCAGGCCGGACTGCTGCGCCACTACACGGAGCTGGCCGCGGCGACCTCCCTCGACGTCATCGTCTACCAGCGCGACAACGCCCTCTTCACCCCCGAGACCGTCGTGCAACTCGCCGCGACCGACGGGATCATCGGCCTCAAGGACGGCTACGGCGACCTCGACCTGATGCAGCGGATCGTCAGCGCCGTCCGCCGCGACGCCCCCGAGCGGGACTTCCTCTACTTCAACGGGCTGCCCACCGCGGAACTCACCGGCCTCGCCTACCGCGGCATCGGCATCTCCCTCTACTCCTCCGCCGTGTTCGCCTTCGCCCCCGACATCGCCATCGCGTTCCACCGCGCACTGGCGTCCGGCGACGACAAGACCGTGAACCGGCTGCTCGACGGCTTCTATGTGCCCCTGGTCGAACTGCGCAACCTGGGCCGCGGCTACGCCGTCTCGCTCGTGAAGGCCGGTGTGCGCCTCGAAGGGCTGGACGTCGGCGAGGTGCGCCCGCCGCTCAGCGAGCCGGCCGAGGTCCATGTCAAGGCGCTGGCCGGTCTCATCGAACGCGGCCGGGCCCTGCTGGAGGAGCACGCGTGA
- a CDS encoding NAD-dependent epimerase/dehydratase family protein, translating into MPAPRIVLLTGAAGGLGTLMRGLLPAYGYELRLFDATPIEGEPEAITADLADKEALREAVRGVDAIIHLAGISLEAPFEKILRANIEGTYNLYEAAREEGVRRVVFASSNHAVGFTPRPRGDAPIAPSALIPIDTPRRPDTYYGLSKCFGEDLAQLYWDQHGVESVSVRIGSCFMEPTSVRMLSVWMSPGDGARLFHAALTAEEVGHAVVYGSSANTRLWWDLSTARALGYDPQDDSEQYAEKLVAEQGELDPDNPDHAYLGGHFVTDPPQWPY; encoded by the coding sequence ATGCCCGCACCTCGCATCGTCCTGCTCACCGGCGCAGCAGGCGGCCTCGGCACGCTGATGCGGGGACTGCTTCCCGCGTACGGCTACGAACTCAGGCTCTTCGACGCCACCCCGATCGAGGGGGAGCCGGAGGCCATCACCGCAGACCTGGCCGACAAGGAGGCGTTGCGGGAGGCGGTCCGCGGTGTCGACGCGATCATCCATCTGGCGGGCATCTCGCTGGAAGCCCCCTTCGAGAAGATCCTGCGCGCCAACATCGAGGGCACGTACAACCTCTACGAAGCGGCCCGGGAAGAGGGCGTCCGGCGCGTGGTCTTCGCCTCCAGCAACCACGCCGTCGGCTTCACCCCCCGCCCGCGGGGCGACGCCCCGATCGCGCCGTCCGCGCTCATCCCGATCGACACACCCCGCCGGCCGGACACGTACTACGGCCTGTCCAAGTGCTTCGGCGAGGACCTGGCCCAGCTCTACTGGGACCAGCACGGCGTGGAGAGCGTCTCGGTCCGCATCGGCTCCTGCTTCATGGAGCCCACGTCGGTACGGATGCTCTCGGTGTGGATGAGCCCCGGCGACGGCGCACGTCTCTTCCACGCCGCCCTGACCGCCGAGGAGGTCGGCCACGCCGTCGTCTACGGCTCGTCCGCCAACACCCGCCTGTGGTGGGACCTCTCGACGGCCCGCGCGCTCGGGTACGACCCGCAGGACGACTCGGAGCAGTACGCGGAGAAGCTCGTCGCCGAACAGGGCGAACTGGACCCGGACAACCCGGACCACGCGTATCTGGGGGGCCACTTCGTCACCGACCCGCCGCAGTGGCCGTACTGA
- a CDS encoding TerD family protein, producing MTAMTPGSNIPLSAARVAVDVAAPVRLDVSGLLLTGDGKVRSDDDFIFYNQPAGPGVSHRSGGGTAPDAIIVDTAAVPPGIEKIVVTASPDAAGQTFQGIEPTATIRNADDGSALATFTPPQLGSETALVIVEIYLRNGAWKARAVGQGYANGLAGIATDFGVSVDEEPAAAPAPAAPAAQPAPVAPAAPDPRIAQAPPAPAAPPAAPAPGAGKINLDKGRVSLQKNQTVSLVKGGRPLLSQVKMGLGWEPAYRGKDIDLDASVIAYGPNRNHLDSCYFGKLTILNGAIKHSGDNLTGEGAGDDEVIVVDLGRLPADATGLVFTVNSFSGQKFTEVAKAYCRLIDAASGEELVRFDLTGAEPQTGVMMAKLIKQFSGEWEMTAIGDFVKSRTVRGMVKPAAQAL from the coding sequence ATGACAGCTATGACCCCCGGCTCGAACATCCCTCTCTCCGCCGCTCGCGTGGCGGTGGACGTCGCCGCCCCGGTGCGGCTCGACGTTTCGGGCCTGCTGCTCACCGGCGACGGCAAGGTGCGCTCCGATGACGATTTCATCTTCTACAACCAGCCTGCGGGCCCCGGTGTGAGTCACCGCTCCGGCGGCGGTACCGCCCCGGACGCGATCATCGTGGACACGGCCGCCGTCCCGCCCGGCATCGAGAAGATCGTCGTGACGGCGAGCCCCGACGCCGCCGGCCAGACCTTCCAGGGCATCGAGCCGACCGCCACCATCCGCAACGCCGACGACGGCAGCGCGCTCGCCACCTTCACCCCGCCGCAGCTCGGCTCCGAGACCGCGCTCGTCATCGTGGAGATCTATCTGCGCAACGGCGCCTGGAAGGCCCGTGCGGTCGGCCAGGGGTACGCCAACGGACTGGCGGGCATCGCCACCGACTTCGGCGTCTCGGTCGACGAGGAGCCCGCGGCGGCCCCCGCACCCGCGGCTCCCGCGGCGCAGCCCGCCCCGGTCGCACCCGCCGCACCCGACCCGCGGATCGCCCAGGCCCCTCCGGCCCCCGCCGCTCCCCCGGCGGCTCCCGCCCCCGGCGCCGGGAAGATCAACCTCGACAAGGGCCGCGTCAGTCTCCAGAAGAACCAGACGGTGTCCCTGGTCAAGGGCGGCCGTCCGCTGCTGTCCCAGGTCAAGATGGGCCTCGGCTGGGAGCCCGCCTACCGCGGCAAGGACATCGACCTCGACGCCTCCGTCATCGCGTACGGCCCCAACCGCAACCACCTGGACAGCTGCTACTTCGGCAAGCTGACCATCCTGAACGGCGCGATCAAGCACTCCGGCGACAATCTGACGGGTGAGGGCGCGGGCGACGACGAGGTGATCGTCGTGGACCTCGGCAGGCTCCCGGCGGACGCCACCGGCCTGGTCTTCACGGTGAACTCCTTCTCGGGCCAGAAGTTCACCGAGGTCGCCAAGGCCTACTGCCGGCTGATCGACGCGGCGTCGGGCGAGGAGCTGGTGCGCTTCGACCTCACCGGCGCGGAGCCGCAGACCGGCGTGATGATGGCGAAGCTGATCAAGCAGTTCTCCGGCGAGTGGGAGATGACCGCCATCGGGGACTTCGTGAAGTCCCGGACCGTGCGCGGCATGGTGAAGCCCGCCGCTCAGGCCCTGTAA
- a CDS encoding 1-aminocyclopropane-1-carboxylate deaminase → MSISSYERHPLLFGPSPVHRLERLTRHLGGAELWAKREDCNSPLAHGGNKTRKLEYLVADALARGCDTLVSIGGVQSNHTRQVAAVAARTGLACVLVQESWVEWPDPVYDKVGNILISRLAGADVRLVRAGFGIGVKESFEQALREVEEAGGRPYAIPAGASDHPLGGLGFANWAYEVAEQERELDVFFDTIVVCSVTGSTQAGMIAGFAALEEAGARPRRVLGIDASAAPDRTREQIGRIARNTASLIGVERELRDEEIELDERYHAGTYGIPDEATLAAMRLAARTEGMVTDPVYEGKSMAGLIDLVERGEIGSRAVVLYAHLGGQPALNAYSALF, encoded by the coding sequence ATGTCGATCTCGTCGTACGAACGCCATCCGCTGCTGTTCGGCCCCTCCCCGGTGCACCGCCTCGAACGGCTCACCCGCCATCTCGGCGGAGCCGAGCTGTGGGCCAAGCGCGAGGACTGCAATTCACCCCTCGCCCACGGCGGCAACAAGACCCGCAAGCTGGAGTACCTCGTCGCCGACGCGCTCGCCCGGGGATGCGACACGCTCGTGTCGATCGGCGGCGTCCAGTCGAATCACACCCGCCAGGTCGCGGCCGTCGCCGCCCGCACCGGTCTCGCCTGTGTGCTGGTGCAGGAGAGCTGGGTGGAGTGGCCGGACCCGGTCTACGACAAGGTCGGGAACATCCTCATCAGCCGGCTCGCGGGCGCGGACGTCCGTCTGGTGCGCGCCGGGTTCGGGATCGGCGTCAAGGAGAGCTTCGAGCAGGCGCTCCGCGAGGTCGAGGAGGCCGGCGGCCGTCCCTACGCCATCCCCGCAGGCGCCTCCGACCACCCGCTCGGCGGACTCGGCTTCGCGAACTGGGCATACGAGGTTGCCGAACAGGAGAGGGAGCTGGACGTCTTCTTCGACACGATCGTGGTCTGCTCGGTCACCGGCAGCACCCAGGCCGGCATGATCGCCGGATTCGCCGCGCTGGAAGAGGCGGGCGCGCGTCCGCGCCGGGTCCTCGGGATCGACGCCTCGGCGGCCCCCGACCGCACCCGCGAACAGATCGGCCGTATCGCCCGGAACACCGCCTCACTCATCGGGGTGGAGCGGGAGCTGCGCGACGAGGAGATCGAACTCGACGAGCGCTATCACGCGGGCACCTACGGCATCCCCGACGAGGCGACGCTGGCAGCCATGCGACTCGCGGCCCGTACGGAAGGAATGGTGACGGACCCGGTGTACGAGGGTAAATCGATGGCAGGACTCATCGACCTGGTCGAACGGGGAGAAATCGGGTCCAGGGCTGTCGTGCTTTATGCCCATCTGGGCGGGCAGCCGGCGCTCAATGCCTACAGTGCGTTGTTCTGA
- a CDS encoding GntR family transcriptional regulator yields MGALRPVGRTLLRDTAYAAIRDAIVCGELPPGEPVRDADLAGRLGLSRAPVRDALARLAEEGLVETKPQSYTRVTRLDPRAVREAAVVVRAMHELAARTGVPLLGADDVSAMREANDRFVRATRSGEVGEALRADDDLHDVLVRACGNRAVAATIARFTPLLRRLEWRRFAEAGALESAARHERLIDACAAGDEDEAAGITATIWHSLEALADDPGSAPVPGEQADTPPVPGERAGGGQDDAP; encoded by the coding sequence ATGGGAGCACTGCGGCCCGTCGGGCGGACCTTGCTGCGGGACACCGCCTACGCGGCCATCCGTGACGCCATCGTGTGCGGCGAACTGCCGCCGGGGGAGCCGGTGCGCGACGCCGACCTCGCGGGCCGGCTCGGCCTGTCCCGCGCACCGGTCCGTGACGCCCTCGCCCGGCTCGCCGAGGAAGGACTCGTCGAGACCAAGCCGCAGAGCTACACGCGCGTAACCCGGCTCGACCCGCGGGCCGTGCGCGAGGCCGCCGTGGTGGTGCGGGCGATGCACGAACTCGCCGCGCGGACCGGAGTACCCCTGCTCGGGGCGGACGACGTCTCGGCCATGCGTGAGGCCAACGACCGCTTCGTACGGGCCACCCGGTCCGGCGAGGTCGGCGAGGCGCTGCGGGCCGACGACGACCTGCACGACGTACTCGTCCGGGCCTGCGGCAACCGCGCGGTCGCGGCGACGATCGCCCGCTTCACGCCGCTGCTGCGGCGGCTGGAGTGGCGCCGGTTCGCCGAGGCGGGCGCGCTGGAGTCGGCGGCCCGGCACGAGCGGCTGATCGACGCCTGCGCCGCGGGGGACGAGGACGAGGCGGCCGGGATCACCGCGACGATCTGGCACTCGCTCGAAGCCCTCGCCGACGATCCGGGAAGCGCTCCGGTTCCTGGAGAACAGGCCGACACCCCGCCTGTCCCTGGAGAGCGGGCCGGCGGCGGACAGGACGACGCCCCCTGA